Genomic segment of Apium graveolens cultivar Ventura chromosome 7, ASM990537v1, whole genome shotgun sequence:
CTTTTGCAAAGAAGTGAACATAGAATTCTGTGAACACATATGATCACTAGCACCACTATCTAAAATCCAACTAGTGTTATCAGATGGACTAAGAAATGCATTAAAAACCAGTGAATTACCAGCAAAATTTGCTGCAGAAGGCTGATCAGACATTTGAGAAGACTTCAGCATATTGATGAGTTGAGCACAGAGTTCTGGAGTTAAGCCTGAGTTTCCAGAATGAGTTGTAGGTGCAGAGTTACCAGTCACTTGAGAATTATGAGTAGGAGAGTCAGTGGTATCAACAACCTGAGCTGCAAGTCTTTTAGTTTTAGTGAACTTAAAGTCTGGAGGAAAACCATGAATCTTATAGCATTTATCAATTGTATGGCCGGGTTTCTTGCAGTAGTTACAGTGGAGAGACTTCTTAGAATCAAAATTAACTTTCTTCTGAGAACTAGAGAAACTTGAGGCATTCTGAAATTTTGATGCATTGACATGAAGGGAAGCAGAATCAACAACAAATTGCCCATTCGAATGAATCTCCCTTTGAGATTCTTCTTGAAGCAATAGGCTATAAACCTGACTGATGTTAGGAAGAGGAGAACTCATGAGAATAGATCCTCTCATGATAGCATAAGTTTCATTCAATCCCATAAGAAATTGTATAACACGCTGATCTTGATGAAACTTGAGAGCCTTTTGAGTAGCACCACATTTGCAACCACATGAACAAACAGGAATTAGAGCAAGAGAGTCTATATCATCCCATAGCATTTTCATTTTGGTGAAGTAATCAGCAACACTATTGTTTCCCTGGGAGATATCATTTAGTTCCTTTTGTAATCCAAACAACTGAGCTCCATTAGACACACCATACCTTTCTTCAAGTTCACACCACATTTGATGAGCAGTATCACAGTAGATAACACTTCTACTGATGGATTTAGACAAAGCGCCTAATATCCATGAGATAACCATATCATTGCATCTAATCCAACTTTTGAGTGAAGAAGAAGTGGATTCAGGTCTTGGTAATGAACCATCAACAAAACCTAGCTTATTTCTAGCAGATAAAGCAATACTCATAGACCTTTTCCAATTACTAAAACCAGAACCGTCAAATTGATCGTGAACTAGTCTCATTCCTGGATTATCAGAAGAATGCAAGTGAAGTGGATTATCTTGTTCTAGAGAAGTGTTTGACAATTCATATTGACGAGTGTTCGTGTCAGGAGTTGAATCATGAGTAGAACTAATGTTTCCAGTCATTTTGAAGATTAATCGAGCTCAAAGACAAGAGATCTGATCAAATTTATGAAGAGATCACGAAAAAGAAATGATTACGAGAAACAACAGATTGATTGATTTGACGAAGATTATATTGTGTAAAACACACCTTTATGTAGATATAAAGATTGACAAAAACTAATGCAGAGATTCAAGGCTAAAAAGTTGTAGAATGTAGAGAATTAACCGTAAGTTTGATTGGATGATGATGAGTCGAAAATGAGAAGCACGCGACGATCTCGATCTCTAACAATTGATCAATAAACTGTCAGAAAAATGTTAAACGAGCTCGATGCGATGGATGCGCGGAAGGTGTTTGATCAaagagctctgataccatgttagaCTTGTAAATGTATACAAATATTACATTTACATCATTGATTGTGAACTTACTGTGaaacaacaacaaagacaaaaagatgaagaagaagaagataatCTTCCATTAAAGTTGAAAGAGAGAAAAACCCTTTTACAAGATGAAAAAACCAACTAACTGTTATGTACAGACTAAGCTAATATAAATACATCCCCAAATTCAGTTTTGGAGGGAAAAGTTGTTACAAAATTATTTATATCTTATGTTGTCTGAGTTGTTTTGACTAAGTAATCCCAACAGCCTTTAAGACGTTTAATGGCATGTTTAGAGGAAAAGCATGAAGTGGTGCCCGAAGATGGTATGTTACTTTATACATCATACCCAACTATCCATGCAGTTCAGTATTTTTTAAATATCAGAGAATGCCCTTGGTTGTAAATGGTACATATGTTAACTTAGAGGTAATCATACATTATGGCATAAAATAGAAAGATCACTCTTTAGAAAACCTAACAATCGTTTAAATCCTTTGAAATTCTCATGCACCTGAAATAGCAGCCATGACGCAGTGAATATGTACACCGATATACCGGTTTATTGTTATGAAAACATTAGAGGAGAGTGGGGAAGCGTATGAAATCTTCACTATTCTTTCCCAATCACCTTTAAGCAGGTTTGTAATTTTCGCTTAGTGGAAATTGTTTGAACAACTTCTTTATCAAAAAAGTTTACTGGTAAAGGCACTCCTCacataataaaataattttccagaattaaatatagatttttagaattaaaatagaattttaaaataatttttaaaataaaagaaatcagAAACAGTTTCTGATTTCCGGGTCAAAATCGACCCGACCGGGTCGTTCAAGAACAGACCGTTTGGTGCAAAAATCCGGCGACCGGATACTATCCCGGCGAGCCTCGATCAGTACCAGGACGTCACGATTCTTCGTGCCTTTCGACTGGATTATGTTCACAATCTCAACAGCAATCAAATCTTAGCAAAAACGGTGGTAAAGCGTCCCCAGAGTCGAAGCTCCGGCGAACCGCCATTAAAGCCGACAATTTCAAACTTTTTCCGGCGAAACAAATTAGGCATCCAACGTCACATACACTTACATGAATCGAGTCATTTTTAAACGATTTATAAGCTGGTATAACTTAATCAAGCCCAGAATCATTAGGTTAAAAGTtcccaaatcgaattgaaaacattcaaaggctaaaaaccctaattttataaatccgagaatcaaacctcattttctatatgttattgaactccaaattcatcatataatataccaaaatgaccaagAAGAAATTATCTACcagattatgccatcaaatcacacaaacaacatcaagaacgGAAATTCCTATTTTAATTCGTAAATAATTggaaataaaatatttaattcagaaaaataccttgatttctgcacaaaaatggatggttgattcagaaaggtattttcgagagcttcgttttgatatattgcacgcccgaatcggagttcaaTAACGCCTTCCTTTGagcgtttgattatgaagaacacaacgtttttagggttttctctgtatttcctgtatttttactgatcgattatgcTTATACgaagaaaattaaataaaaaacgggctatatatatttatggaatattggttcattttggatcgttaaattagttacttagccgctaagtaactgcaaaaatgatccgatttgatacccgtattggataattatccaaaccgggcttcttataaaacactttatacgaaaataatgtaataatatcccgtctttcgagaatacagGTTTTGTTGGTACATcaaaataattatcgtatcgaaaattgtgcgccgggccgcgcacgggtcaaaccgtaatccggaatgaaaaagtcaaaacacggaaaatgtctggaattacttgattaggttaggaaggagttttcggaagagtttcgagttgtaaaaacgtaaaaacgattgaagtcggaaGATTCcgggctttataaaataattttgtaattattcagaaaataattaataaattcataaatcaatattaaattatataacagtccaaaaattaccagaaaaataccttaattatctatattttattctggtcatagtaaaattaacatacttatactttaccacatatcaacATCCACATAACACCAATCGTCAAATATTTCACCCAAAAATCAGATactaatcatataaaaattatttattgataaaaaaataattacacgcgatatcccggatattacatccttcccccccttaaaaggattctgtcctcagaatcacactaaggatcagataatgatacattcaagtatctcactttcatttcctcaggttgatccctcaaccttacaacttttcataaacttttactcgcagtATCACTCATTACTTAACAGTCTCTTACTGACATAAaattctattagttgctcatataactcaattcaagtctccattttatatataacaGAGCTCAATTATTCTTCCTGACTATACCCgtataaacaccctatgaacctgctatacaagtggcggtgaagccaactcacttacacttatcttgCTTATTTTACTGCCTCAAAAGGGACCAGCATAATGCTTACTAATTAGCTTTTCTTtttaattctagtaattcgtgctcaaGAACGTTTGCATTAGCTACTGGttattgaacctcattcccacatgtttctctatTCAATTAACTTAGTTCATAATCACTTCGAATCGCATTCGAGGCACTTTAGTCATTCttttaatcttctcgtccatctgcgaatgatatacaTGAACTATGGCGTATTTGATTTCTAAGGTTCTCGAGATTAATCCAgagttaagaattaacgagaaaatctcgactgaaTATGACTAACGCACAGACTTATCACCATATTTCATTTTCCTTGAAGCACAATCGAGGATGTTTATCGAGCGAATATCTCTTACCATTTTAAAGAAAGtacactaacctggaggcatcactGGCATACTTTTAAcctatattatcatttattttggttctaaggaGTTCTCGTACGAGACTGGCTGTAATGCGTTCCTTGACGTCTAATaacatataacgtttattctttctttatgccatactatcagagagtcttctttgacatctatgtctcgtatcataccttcggagtagcttgaatctcttgagttatcgatgtttaaccaaattcctatcttttaatTCCGCCTTACTTAATGCCCGTTCATCTGGGAGTGGTACATAATATTCTAGTTCGACCTAATTCATCGTATTttgaatactcctgtcaaatctcaTATCAAACAATATTGATCCTTTACAATAAATTTCCGGATCCGATGACGTGCCATCATTTCTTCAAGcaacaactaacccacttatCGGACGAACTGTTTATTAATTAAAGAAAATGATTAGGTTTGgaataacctatcaataatgatgcagttaacgctttcctcacctttggttctcaggtgacttCATTACGACATCTCCTGACGAAGTATATCTATCTTTATTTTTGAAAGTCAACGATTATAATAATCCATCTATCCTTTGATGTTCCgtcccaattcttgggtaggtataacatttacttacgTTTTCCCCCCATTTCCTCTTCACGcctggtcactagatattttctttcAGCCCTCGAGACTCAGTCGTATTTCTGAGATGCATTCCATATCTCATTTTACAAATTTTCCTCAAACTCTTCACTTTACTCATGTCCCACAtaatacccatatcttacctatatcatgacatcttataaagtttctttatcatccttttgattccactttctttcctagttccgttcttcattctcataacTCATtcaaaccgaactcttgacattaatactcattttaatgtcatatcaaattagatatcaatatgaactttgatgctcacaacatcccattctgaaataaacatcaatcatctatattaataccactttcgatatttaacaacaacataagtatcaacatcaatcagaaactgaattaaaaatgTATCCCATATTTTATCCAAACTAGAattacttgataaatcatttattatatgattatcaaaacaaatTGGAAATAAGACGccctttaataaaactttattgcagatgataaaatctctttgattgactaataaaatccatattggtgtaggtACTAATCTCTTCTTCATTTTACCTccctttttcctttcttttatttcttctctttgctctatcttaaatctttagttcttaaaaCGTTCTCCTtacttgtccatacaaataacttttttatttctcttgtccattataaagggcatattcatccaagtaaagcctcacgCACTTGCAGCAATTCCTGAATTCTACTGTTGTCCTTACTTTTTCccaattcctcattgctttgattttggatttgaaaatcacatcaaaatttgacttaatataattggaatcgatttccatctaactgaccattaattggtaaaattacccaattaacttacttaattggtcaattgtaccaagtgatgactagctaaatgaaatcaaaaaccaattatatatagtcggattggatgCAACAACCTCCCTCGAGAACcaagatcacaattatttggagtatcacaggaatatcaataacataCGAAAGTTTACATTCTATCTTTAAAAGCAGGGTAAtatctgaaaatttgggcagcatctcctctatattattgactaccagtcggactcaagctgacaccaacaatcaatcaaacaaccaacaatcaatcctCATGTGTACCAATCCACTGCCactttctaaactcaccatttcaccatctCATGTAATGTTAATCAGTACAATCCATATTTTAGTTCAACCTAGGATTATAGCGAATGATTCTGATGATAACATGTCctttctcatatcttctgattataacagaatatcaatAATGAGTACAATTTCAAATTGAAAATTCTTTTAGTTCGTGTTTCAATTTAAGCTTTCTAATTAGCAATTTATCCATCCTTGAAAACATACACTTATTCTTTTTagtcaacttgttcaacttctgataaccagcacgtggtcttaaccaacactattataatcttgtgaaagaattcctttggttttaaagcatcacttcttaaaaattattgcagtcaaaccaccataccttcatctccccttatgtctttccataccGAGCCTTCGTTGCTAACCCAGTTATAAACAttaaatttaccataactcacttacttgagtgggaaagccTAACTATTCTTTGATGAACGCATTCAAAGTTTATTTGTAACTAGCATTTTTTTGATCTTTAATCTTCATGACAACTATCTTCCATATGATagaggtatgcttcatcttcacaacgtATTATTCGATTATCTGGTTttttattaagaatttcttcattcgctttCGTTGTCTActcaatcatttgccttatctgATATACGCAGCTTTgcttttctatttctctagttaatttacctcatacagtttgctaattactccaattcacgccaaaatttcatacttgcaacgtatcatgtatacagatttccgTCTTTGATATAATGTCCTCGCAACAATCCCGTTATCGGCATAATGATTCCTTTCTGCAAGTAAATGTCCACCATTATTTGGCTTGCAATTGTCCACACTTTTTACGTACCTCCATatgctacacgggttcattttacttcctttttaagatattcaaagaatagatcttacacaagaaggaatttgtgtatatgattctgattagaaactttttgtaaggaataagagtacaaggaaacaatcggagaaattcatgaatcaataaatcaagatttaagaagaatgaatgaataatgatttgaataagaatgagacaaccatattagtactcaagatggccagtctttcatactatatggcacacaacacatgattaggtggtgtcccaccagactctttgtcgtttcgacaaatcgtcacaccataacactgcttgtcccaattaggaaacaatattttgaagaaagaatgatttgaaagggattcaacaatcaccttataaagctgatcatgaaagaagttcatactttactcgagatttataagaatgataaaaaaaaatgatatcattggtcgccaTCCGCATTTTATCTGTTTACAACTTCAACGCTTGTCCGATCAATAAATCCCAttccgagtcatatattaactttagaaagttctctgaaATGCTTTATTAAATCAatcattagaataaattcccATGTACTGGGTCTTGTATCTTTCGCGTTGCGCTTCCATGTTCAATATTCCTATAATTCGACCCTATTTTCACGctttacgagatttacaatcacaacttcaaatttcgcttatgctgctgatcattcaacatatcgCCTTCTTTGCTAATAACGTTTTTCCTTTAAAAAGGTCTGgaaattttctcaatcttctttgctcATACTCGGCTACTTATGAATCGACGTATTCTTCCAACTCTAAtcgtctcagaaattggatgaacagtttctccgtacattggttatgtcgttaaacttatcaaacaatatttgtattCTTCTGCTAGGAACAATCAAATCTTCTTTGTAATAGCGGTTTCATTTGGCCTTCTAAATGAACCGTACTAATTTTTAGAACAAGTATTTGTCTGGATAATCTGAATTTTATAACaaataagaaactcaagtagtaattggacaaccaagttttaagacttgttttgttccaaggaattttagaaagaaatttatgaaaaaaatctcttttaaaaaaaactgtttaaaattttgaaaatcatacacctagtcgtcattactatatgagttagttgtcgtccttctcaactatcacaaggaatccaattaggaaaataatcagataagagcccattcctttccatatatatcttctaccccttattgggtctattttgccttcattggtcaacaaaactccagttaccattacatactatcttattcgtaacttcacttctagtcttccatactggtaacattcCCACCCTTATCTCTTACggttactaagtataacaaatctatccagtaattatcagatttattttataacacaaggtcgatttatatcacattacttcAATACGTATCATGTTTGATCATATCATCATCATATAATTTCAAGAAAGCTCTCGATTTCCAATCCTCTCAAATTTTTTAAAGATCCTTCTAGTTCACTCCACAAAATAATCGTGGGTGGCATACTCATTAGAAGCTCCCTATAACCTGGTAGCGGCTATCTTCTGAAATACACGTATCCTCACTCTAGGTTCTTCTAACATTtcttaatacctcgtgtactcaccatatgttatAACTTTCAAATTTATCCTTCTGGGTGTTGTTACTCCATAAGACGAGTTTTAAACGAATATTATAGAAAAAGGTGTAAAGTAGACAAAAAAGATGCACTCACAgttgaatatccggtagaaccagaattagcatgtgggggattctcgaataggtagtctcgccTCAGGGGATGGGATAATAACGTGAAAAGGTGCAACCACCGCAACAGGATGTGACATGGCTAACACCGGTGGACGAGCAGGGCGTGAATCAGATGAGGGTCCTCCGTCTGAGGGCTCCGAATGATCATATAATCCCGGGATAAAATAATCTGCCGTCGCCGCTATCTGGAAATCGCGTCGCgagataagaatctcgaatctcatcacgaatcataaCGAAACCTTTTGTATaatcacactcaacctctcgacattctatctttccattttctaatcttaaccctctatccattcccgacattctaagcttgtttcagtgacttataacctgtggctctgatgccaaactataacgtcctccaaacccgggtcagaagtttggggctcataacacacacatacaatatataaacctgtatatagaATATTATAAgcattgacccttcttttcacaaccatggatcgcaataggttcaagtataaaaacaagccacaactttatcttttattacatcgtaccaaatcccaactagttcaacttataactGATAATGAAATCGTTCTTACAATTTTGCATAACTCatttacaatataaagctcctgctagctcaatccgacttaacctggaatcctagctcgcacaatggactgggaatcctcgttaccaacaatttcattttcaactgttgaaaacataaaaagatttgcaagagtgagctaactagctcagcaagtcataatagcaataactgaggttaaacaataactaattgaaatgattcagaagaatcaagtttctgaataagcaataattagaattggatattcacttttcatttaaaaaaaaccaaggttaggctgctgatcaatcacgcactaactctgagtaaggctcccagctttgctctatatactggatccagggcacacattggcctattatgaccacgaatctggtccgaccacgaatctggtccgcataaataaaaccatccaattctaaaacaatttaatatgataaccaatgaaattcaataagctgaatcataaacaacatttattttGAAGCATAGAGTGTTTCACAATAttatgaaggtataacaaggaattcaaaaagattagctttcaatcaaggaaaaaatcagaaattagAAGACCatgggttcaagggttccaaggattggtcttccgttaaacaaggaataagggttggtatgtcaagcaattcaatatcagaaatcagtatgtggtagatatgtatttgtggagtagtattgtatgtGTCTGGCTcatatctgagaattcaacaatcaatggtttatgaagaataaggcttatggctcaagatcaataagaatcagggttcaaggttaaatagtttaaagcgcttgcaatataaaacatgagttattttgaataatagcggCATATTATGTaaaagttcgaaaatatttgcaatatatcttgaaaaaaggttcagaagtacttgccttatcaccgacgatttccactttacttgtactcatctaacagtttcattcatcaaccacttttcttctctttctatgccttgctgactctgctaggcatcacaagtatctatcaattattcatactcatatcattataatcgtcacatagacgtcataagcttttatctacccttcgtttcatccaaatccgatttacggattaaaagttatgactaaaacagtcaaaccataaccacataggcatataacacatcaatcagttagcacgtaacacataacacgtaagatattcgatcaaaataatttttcaaagaagattcggagTCAAAATCATTTTgcaggtatttaatacgaatttttgaacattttttgaaatttaaacgggactccgaatcattttataattaaataatagggttcgaacacccgaatctggatttaaaataattttttaataattatcgagccttgaaaataattttaaataatattttaaaactcgaaactatttttcagaatttttaaatcaaaaataaataattaaatctaattattaaatcaattaaaattaatcaataattaaattaattaatcaattaataataaattaattgattaattaaaaactaattaa
This window contains:
- the LOC141673722 gene encoding uncharacterized protein LOC141673722; the encoded protein is MTGNISSTHDSTPDTNTRQYELSNTSLEQDNPLHLHSSDNPGMRLVHDQFDGSGFSNWKRSMSIALSARNKLGFVDGSLPRPESTSSSLKSWIRCNDMVISWILGALSKSISRSVIYCDTAHQMWCELEERYGVSNGAQLFGLQKELNDISQGNNSVADYFTKMKMLWDDIDSLALIPVCSCGCKCGATQKALKFHQDQRVIQFLMGLNETYAIMRGSILMSSPLPNISQVYSLLLQEESQREIHSNGQFVVDSASLHVNASKFQNASSFSSSQKKVNFDSKKSLHCNYCKKPGHTIDKCYKIHGFPPDFKFTKTKRLAAQVVDTTDSPTHNSQVTGNSAPTTHSGNSGLTPELCAQLINMLKSSQMSDQPSAANFAGNSLVFNAFLSPSDNTSWILDSGASDHMCSQNSMFTSLQKLLQNYLYLMLSELF